In the genome of bacterium, the window CGCGCTGGAGAACGTGATGCTGCCGCTCATGGCCCGGGGGGAGAGCCCGGCCGAGTCCCGGCGGCGCTCCGAGGAGATTCTCGACCGGGTGGGACTGGCCGACCGTCTGGGCCACTCCCCGGCCAAGCTCTCCGGCGGCGAGCAGCAGCGGGTGGCCATTGCCCGGGCCCTGGTGGGCGGCCCGACCCTGGTGCTCATGGACGAGCCCACCGGCAACCTCGACCCGGGCACCGCCGGGCGCGTTCTGGACCTGGTCTTCGATCTCGCCGGGGCGGACGGCACGAGCTTCGTGATCGTCACCCATGACACGCGTCTGGCGGCGCGCGCCGACCGCGCCCTCTCCCTTTCCGGCGGAAAGCTCGTCCCGATGGAGGCGCGATGAACTGCGATCGCTGCGGCTCAGACGAGGCGGTGGTACGCTTCATCCCGGCCTGGGGCCAGGACATGGCCCTGTGTGACCCCTGCCTGGAGTTGGTCCGCTCCGAGGCGGAGTGGGAGATGTGGCTCCCCTCGCCCTCGGCCGATTTCCTCTTCGGACTGGGCGTCCCCTCGCCCCTGATCCGCATCGCCCAGCGCGGCGAGGGGCCCGTCTGCCCGGTGTGCGGCACGAACTGGTCCGACTTCGCCCAGGCCGAGCGGCTGGGTTGCCCGACCTGCTACGACGTCTTCGACGACCACCTCCGGCTCTTTTACCGGTTCCACGAGTGATGCTTTCCCTCGCGCCCAGCCTGGAGCTCCTCCTGCGCCCCCCGCGCTGGATCGCGGCGAACGCCAACCCGGTGTGGCTGGCCACGCGCGTCACCGTCATCCGCAACCTCGTAGGGGCGCCCTTCGTCCCCGAGGGGACGGACCGCCGCCGGCTGCTGGAACAGCTCGAGGTGTTGACCGACATCCTGGGTCCCGGCGCCCGGCAGGCGGTCTTCGACGACCACGGCGGAACCGGTTGGTGGTCCGAGCGGGCCCTCTGGCCGCCCGTTCTCACCGAGAACGCCCGGCTGTTCCTCTCCGACGGGGAGGACCGCTGGCTGATTCTGGGCGGGCAGGACCACGCCGTTTTTTCGGCCGTCGAGACGAGCCCCGGACGGGGTGGGCTCCTCGATCAGGTGCGGCTCTTCGACGAGGCCTTCTCGGCGGTCGGCGAGGCGGCCCACCACGACGAGCACGGATACCTGACCAGCTCTCCGCGCCGGGCGGGGGCGGGGGTGGGGGTGGAGCTCGTTCTCCACCTGCCCGCTCTGATGCTCACCCGGCAGCTCCGGCGCCTCCTCTCCGCGGCGGCCCAGCTCGGCTTCTGGGGCACCGCCATCGGCCCGGTCGGCGGGGGCATGGTGACACTGGTGAACCTCGTGGCTCTCCGGCACGGACCCGGGGAGCTTCTGGACTCGGCCGGGCGGGTCGGGGAGCTCCTGGCCGGGGCCGAGGAGTCCGCCCGGGGGGCGCTCCTGGCGGGTCGCCGGAACCTCGTCGAGGACGGGGTGGGGCGGGCCTGGGGCATCCTGAATCGCGGGACGCACTTCGAGGAGCTCGAGGCGGGGACCCTGTGCTCCTGGATCCGGCTGGGGCGCTGCCTGGACCTCCTCCATCGGCCCTCCCTCAACCGGATCAACGCCGCGCTCTGGAGCCTGCAGGGAGACCTCCTGGAGTCGCTGGCCGGCTGGCGCTCCACCACCCCCCGGCAGGCCAGGAGCGAGGTGCTGGCCCGGCTGGGTCGGCGATGACCTAGGGATAAGCCGATATACGTGCTATAATACGGGGGGACCGGGAAGCGGTCCGGGTTCGTCTGTCGGGCCGCCCCGCCCGTGGATGACGGAGCGGGGACGTTCGAGGGGGAGCCCGTGGTGGGTCTCCCGACTGACCGGACCACGGTCCGCCCGGTCCAAGGATGCGTAACTCAGATCCTCCGGCGCCACCGTCGAAAAATCGCCGTCCTTAAGGGTGGAAACCGATCCGCCCCGCCCCCGGAGAATAAATGCTCGACAAGTTCACCCCGCGCGCCCGTCAGGTGATCCTCTTCGCCCGGGACATGGCCAAGCAGATGGGCCAGGACTACCTGGGCACCGAGCACCTGCTGTTGTCCCTCGTGGAGGAGTCGGACGGCGTGGCCGCCTACGTCCTGAGTAAGCTGGGCCTCCGCTCGTCCATGATCCGCTCCGAGCTCCAGCGCTTCCAGTCCTCGGGCAGCCACCGGGCCACCTCGGACGAGAAAATCCCCTTCACCGACCGGGCCAAGCAGGTCCTGGAGCAGGCGGTGCTGGTGGCCGGCGAGCTCGGCTACAACTACATCGGCACCGAGCACCTCCTGTTGGGCCTGATCCGCGTCACCGAGGGGGTGGCCTCCAAGGTGCTCGCCCACCTGGGCTTCCAGCCCGAGGACGTCAAGAACGAGCTGGAGTCTCTTCTGGAGGAGAACCGGCGAAAAGAGGTCGCCGCCCCGCGCCGGGCCAAGCGCCCGGCCCGCGAGAAGGGCAAGGAAGAAGAGTCCCTCCTGGACGAGTTCGGCACCGACCTGACCGCCCTGGCGCGCCAGGGGAAGATAGACCCGGTCATCGGCCGCGCGGAGGAGACCGAGCGGGTCATCCAGATTCTCTCCCGGCGGAAGAAGAACAACCCCGTCCTCATCGGCCCCCCCGGCGTGGGCAAGACCGCCATCGTCGAGGGCCTGGCCCAGCGCATCTCCGACGGCGACATCCCGCTGACGCTCTCGAACCGGCGGCTCATCTCGCTGGACCTGGGGGCGGTGGTGGCGGGGACCAAGTACCGCGGCCAGTTCGAGGAACGCCTCCAGGGCATCATCCGCGAGCTCAAGAGCTCCAAGGACGTGATTCTGTTCATTGACGAGCTGCACACCCTGGTGGGGGCCGGCGGGGCCGAGGGCGCCCTGGACGCCTCCAACATGCTCAAGCCCGCCCTGGCCCGCGGCGAGGTCCAGTGCATCGGCTCCACCACCCTGGACGAGTACCGCAAGTACATCGAGAAGAACGGCGCCCTCGAGCGGCGCTTCCAGACCATCCTCGTGGACCCGCCCACCGTCCGCGAGACCTTGGAAATACTCAAGGGGCTCCGCGACCGCTACGAGGAGTTCCACAACGTGGAGATTTCCGACGAGGCCCTCGAGGCGTCGGTGCGGCTGTCGGACCGCTACATCTCCGACCGCGAGCTGCCCGACAAGGCCATAGACGTGGTGGACGAGGCGGCGTCGAAGGTCCACCTCGGCTGCCTGGTGCCGCCGGCGGAGCTCCGGGACCTGGAGCGCGAGCGCGAGGAGCTGCTGCAGCGGCCGACCGAGCCCGGCGACGGCTTCTCCGAGGCGCTGCGCGAACGCGCCCTCGAGCTGGACCGCATTGACCGCGCCATCTCATTCTCCAAGCGCCGCTGGGAGCACTCCCTCGAGGAGACCCGCGGCCTGGTGGACGTGGACGACGTCATGGAGACCATCAGCCGCTGGACCGGCATAAAGATTACCCGCATGGCCGAGGACGAGCAGATGAAGCTCTTGCGGATGAAGGACGAGCTTCACCGGCGGGTGGTGGCGCAGGACGAGGCGATAGACGCGGTGACGCGGGCCATCCGCCGCAGCCGCGCCGGCGTCCGCGAGCCCAACAAGCCCATCGGCACCTTCCTCTTCCTCGGACCCACCGGCGTGGGCAAGACCGAGCTGGCCAAGACGCTGGCCTGGTTCCTCTTCGACGACGAGTCCGCCGTAGTGCGCGTGGATATGAGCGAGTACATGGAGAAATTCTCGGTCTCGCGGCTCATCGGCGCGCCTCCGGGATACGTGGGCTACGAGGAGGGCGGGCAGCTCACCGAGCGCGTCCGCCGCAAGCCCTACTCCGTGGTGCTCCTCGACGAAATCGAAAAGGCCCACCCCGACGTCTTCAGCCTGCTCCTCCAGGTGATGGACGAGGGGCGGCTGACCGATTCCCTCGGACGCACCGTCAGCTTCCGCAACACCGTGGTCATCATGACCTCCAACCTCGGCACCCGGGACATCAAGGACATCAACGCCATCGGCTTCGGCTCCGACGCCTTCACCGGCGACTACTTCGCCATGCGCGACAAGGTCATGGAGGAGGTCAAGCGGCTCTTCAACCCGGAGTTCCTCAACCGGCTGGACGAGACCGTGGTCTTCCACTCCCTCACCAAGGACGACCTGCGGGAGATAGTCAAGCTGCAGCTCAAGAAGATAAAGCTGCGGTTGGCCGAGCAGGCCGTAGCCATCGAGTTCACCGACCGGATGCTGGAGCGGGTCATCACGGACGGTTACGAGCCGAGGTTCGGCGCCCGGCCAATCCATCGCGCCATCCAGCGCCTCGTCGAGGACCCCCTGGCCGAGGAGCTCCTCAAGGGGACCATCAAGGAGGGCGACCTGGTCGAGGTGGACCACTCCGGCGAGGCAACGATCTTCACCCAGTCCAAGCTGCCCAGCGCGGTTTAGAATTTAATCCTGAACCCCGGGAATCGAGAGGGAGCGTGTACGCTCCCTTTTTTTAAGGATGGCGCAGAGTTGGTGTACGCTCGGGGTCGTTCGGCCGAAACCGCCGTGGGGGAGCGACTGTACACATCGTCTCGTCGGGGCGAAACCGCGCAATGCCCGCCGGCGGTGGCACAGTTTTTGCGCAAATGGACCTCGAAGAAGCCCGCCGGGCCCCCTCCCGCAAAAATCTGTGCCACCGCCTCGGTTGCGGCGGCGGACAGGCTCGTCTCCGACCGGCGTCGAGGCTCCTTTCGGGGGAGACAGGCGGCATGAAAAGACGAGGGATTTTGCTGGGGGGGCATAGCTCGCTTCGCTCGGTTAAACCCCTTGTCGCCTGAAACTCGGTCCGAAACCGGCTATACTTCCTTAACTCACTGCCCGGAGGTCGGCATGAAAAAGCTGCTCGCAGTCCTGGCGCTAATCGTCGCGGCGCCCGCCCTCGCGTCCTTCGTCTACGTCTGCGACGACTACGAAGCCGCATACGCGGACCTCGACGTCTACGAGTGCGACGTCTCCTCGGCGGACTCGGCCGACGATATCATCTACATCACCGACGACCCGGACCTGGCCCAGGACGACGAGAAGGTCTGGTACTTCGTGGATGACCCGGACTACGCCGACTTCTTGGTGTACATCACAGACGACCCCGACTACGCCCAAGTGTGGATTCTGTTCGTGGATCTGGACTAGCGCCACTGGACCGTATAAAAAAGGGGCCTCACGGGGCCCTTTTTTCTTGCGGTGGCGGGTGTGGTATCATCGGGGGGCTGTAACGGGAGGAGGAAAGATGGCCGAGATGACGCTCAGACAGTCCCTGGAGATTGCGCTGGCCAGCGAGACCCGGGCCCGGGAAATCTACGAGACCCTGTACGGCCGCGTGGGCAACATGATGATGCGGGACAAGCTGAAGTTCCTGGCCGGGGAGGAACAGAAGCACTACGACATGCTCCGCGCCGTCTTCGAGGAAAAGATAGGCGGGACGCCGGCGGAGCCCGACCCGTCGCTCCTGCCGCGGATGGTCGTGGAGTTCGACTTCGAGAAGGCGGAGCTGACGGAGCTGTGGAAGGCGGCGATGGACGCCGAGGAGGTTTCCGCCGAGCACTACGATGGATTGGCGGGGCGCGTGTCGGGCCGGGCGAAGGTCATGTTCAACTACCTGGCCAACGTGGAGAAAAGCCACTACTACCTGTTGAAGAGCGAGTACGAGGTCCTGGCGGAGATAGACTCCTACACGCGTACGGACGATTTCCCCTTCGGGATGAACATGATCAACCTGGGGCCGTAGGTGGTTGTGCGGGTAGGGGGGCCTTTATCGTAGCTCGTAGGGGCCGACCTTTAGGTCGGCCCGCGGGCGGGTGTGGACACCCGCCCCTACGTATGCGCATCGAGAATCTAATCCGTAGGGGCGACCGTCCACGGTCGCCCGTTTGATTGTACCTCGTAGGGGCCGACCGACGGCGCGCCGTTCAGGTCGGCCCGAACCTTTGCTAAAAGATGCGGTAAACACCGACGCCGAAAGCGGCGGCGATGGCGTAGAAATCCAGGTCCGCCGACAACCCCCAGCCGCCCCCCAGGGCGAAGTCCATGCCGGCGCCCATGCGACCGGCGGGACCGGCCTTAACACCTTCGCCCGACGGGTCGAAGGCGAGGTAGACCGCCAGCTCGACGTGAAAGCCCAATCCCTCGATCCCCCCGAAGCCGTATCCTCCGACGAACCCGGGACCGAAAAGGGAATTGAACTCCTTTACCGACTCGGTGTCCCAGTCCGGTGGTATATGGTAGTAACCGACGTAGGCCAGCTCGAGCCCGCCGTACCAGTTCGCCCCCCAGGTGAACTTGATCCCCGCATTGAGACCGTAGTCCTCGTACATGGAGCCCAGGAAACCCAGGTTGAGCTTCAGCCTTGACCGAGGGTTGACGTCTCCGGCGGCGGTTTGGGCCGTATTGACGACGGGTTCCCCCTGGGCGTACGCCGGAGTCATCGTCGAGCCGACCAGCAGGATTCCGAGTGCGACCAAGTTCGTCCTCATCTTTGCGTCCCTCCTCATATCCGTGCAGCCCCGCTTCAGGCGTGGCCGTCACCCTGCCGGGAACCCATCCCCGTCGCCGTTAGTGTCGCTTCCTCAAGGTACGACAAGAATTATACATGAGTGGAGAGGTTCCGGTCCACGATGGAGGACTGCCCGGGGGCGGTCTCCCCCCGCTCGGCCTGGGGCGCCTCGGCGAACGTTTTTGCCAGGCGCTCCATCCCCGGGTAACACTTACCCCCCGTCCGCTCCAGACGCTCCAGCTCCCGCTCAATCCACCGTTCCACCATCCCCCCGAAGGGCCACATGAAAACGTACCGCTTGCCGGTGAACTGATTTTTAATCCCCGCCGCCCGGCGCCGCCCCGACTCCGCCCCCCGCTCGAAGTGCGCCCGCAGCGTCTCCCGATAGCCCCGCCACTCCCAAAGCGCCCGGAGGGTCAGCCCCGCGGGCAGTAATAGAATGTAGCTCAGGATGAACGGGAAGAGGCCCACGCGGCGCTGATCCACGATGTGCACCGCCTCGTGCCGGAGAATAAAATACCCCGTCCGGTTGCCGAACAGGCGTTCGGAAAGGTACACCGTCCCGGACCAGGAATAGGCGTCGAAGCCGGTCAGCCCCAGGCCGAAGGGTTTCCCCAGAACGTCCATTGCCCGGGCGAAGCGGTTTTTTTCCAAAACGGCCAGCCGGAGCGGCCCGAGTCCGGCCAGCGCCTCCACCAGACGCCAGAACGGCGGCCAGTCACCCTCCCGCGGCGGTCGGGCGGGCGATATTTTGTAAAAGTCGGTCATACGTCAGGGACCGAGCTGGGCGGCCAGCGGTCCGAGGCGGGGGTCGTCCCCCGTCAGCTCACGCGCCCGCCGGAGGGCCTCCCGCGCCCCGTCGAGGTCGCCCGTGGAGAGGAGGAGCTGGGCCTTGGTCGCCCAGAGCCCCTGGTCCTCGGGGAAGAGCGCCAGCCCCTGGTTCATGTATCCTTCCGCCCGGTCCGTCCGCCCCAGGGAGAGGCAGGCGTAAACCGCCAGGGAATAGGTTTGCGGCGCCCCGCCGCCCCAGCGCAGCGACTCCTCGACGTAGGCCAGGGCGACGTCGGGCCGACCGAGCCGGAAGTACACGGCGGCCAGGTTCGACAGGCAGCCGGTGTGGCGCGGGTCCATCGCCAGCGCGTCCTGGAGCACGGTGACCGCCTCGCCCTCCTTCCCCCGCTGCGCCAGCACCTGGGCCAGGTTGGCCGCGTTGTCCGGGTTTTTCCCGGAAAACTCGTAGCCCTCGCGCAGCAAACGCTCCGCCTCCTCCAGGTCCCCCCGGGCCTGGGCGTGGAGGCCGAGGTTGTTGTAGAAGAAGGGGTTGTCCGGTTCCTCACGGACGGCCTCCTCGAGCGCTCGGACCGCGCCCTCCGAATCCTCCAGGCGGTCGCAGGCCTCGGCCAGGACGCCCCAACTGTAGGCCGCCTCGGCGGTATGCCACACGCCCCAGTTGACCAAAACCGCGGCGGGGACGAGGACCAGGACCGTCTTCCCCAACCCGCGCCGGTCCTTCCCCCGCAGCTTCCCCCACAGGTCGTAGAGCGCCCAGGCAGCGAAGGGGATGAGCGGACCCACCACCGGCGCCCGGTATCGCCCCGTAACGAACAGCCCCACCACCATCAGGAAGTAAAGAATGACGAACACCGCGATCAGCCGGTGCTTGTCCCCCCACGGCCGCCAAAGAATCAGCCCGGTGAGCCCCAGCGGCATCACCAGCCAGAAGCCCAGCGGCATCAGCCACAGCGCCCAGCCGCCCCGCGCCCGGACGAAGTAGTAGTCCAGGTGGTTGGGCATCTCGTAGGCGTTGAAGAACAGAAGCGCCTTCTTGCCAAAAAGCCCCAGCGCCCGGACCGGATTTTTTACGATGAACGCGCCCGCCCGCTCCATCCACCAGGTCGAGACCTCGCTGGGTTTCAATACCCGCCCCGAGGCCGCCTCGGCCCGCTTCCGGCTCGCCTCGAACAGACGGTCCCGCATGTCCCCCGGCACGCCCCAGTACCCCGTCGCGTTCTCGTTGTTGCCGATCCAGAGGTTCACCCCGGCGTTGGAGGTCAAAAGGACCGGGTCGTCGGCCGTTACGGCGTTGCGCAGCGTGACGGGCAGGATGAGCGCGAAGCACAGGCCGACTACCAGAGCCCCGGCGCCCAGGGCCCGGAGCGCCTTCCACTTCCACCGGCGCCACAGGACGAAAATGATGAACACCGCCAGGACGACCGCGACGAGCCAGACGTTGGGCCGGCCCAGGCTGGCGAACCCGAAGGCCAGCCCCGCACCGACCAGGTGCCTCCACCGCCGCTCGTCCAAAAATTTCACCAGCCACAGCAGCCCAAGGTTTATCGCCAAAAGCTCGTAGGCGGTCATCAACAGGTCGAGCTCGAGGAAGGCGATGTAGCCGTAGAGGGCGGCGCCGAGCCCGGCGATGCGCCCCACGATCTCCCCGCGCCTCCGATCCCCCTCCGTCTCCCCCCCGAACAGGCGGCGGGCCAATAATAAGAGCACCACCGCGTTCAGCGCGCCGGCCAGCACCTGGATGAGCCGCGCCGCCAGCAGCGATTTACCGAACACCGCCCAAACCAGCGCCAGGATGTACGGATACCCCGCCGAGGAGTGGAAGAAGACCTCCCGGCCCGCGCCCAAGTCCCCCGCCAGTATCCTGTCCGCCAGCACCTCGTACTCGTAGGCGTCGGCCACGTTGGCCCGGTAGAGCGGTTGATCCGACGTGGTGAGGACGAACACCAGGCGCGGGAGGAGGGCCACCGCGAAAACGATGAGCGGCCAGCGCCTCTTTTTTATCCACGACGTGATGGGCGCAGCTTGCATGCCGCTAGTTTAACCCCCGCCGGTTTCCGGGGCAAGGGGGGAGCTACGCCGACGCCCCCCTTCGCCCTTGACATTCCCGCCGCGCCTATCATATCCTTATCCGCCGCCGCCGACGCCGCACACCAACCGCGCGGCAAAAGGGCCGCGGCGTCTAGCTTTACGGATTCTTGCCCCCACCCTTCACGGTGCCGCGGGTGCGGGTTTTTGGTTTCACCAGGACGAAGGGATTCATAACCCCATGCCGACCGTCAACCAGCTCGTGCGCAAGGGCCGCCATGCCAAGAAGAAGAAGACCAAGGCACCGGCCCTGGACGCCTGCCCACAGCGAAAGGGCGTCTGCACCCGCGTGTGGACCGTGACCCCGAAAAAGCCGAACTCGGCCCTCCGCAAGGTCGCCCGCGTCCGGCTCACCAACGGCATCGAGGTCACCAGCTACATACCCGGCGAGGGGCACAACCTCCAGGAGCACTCCATCGTGCTGGTGCGCGGCGGCCGCGTAAAGGACCTGCCAGGCGTCCGCTACCACATCATCCGCGGGACGCTCGACGCCATCGGCGTCTCAGGACGGCAACAGCAGCGCTCGAAGTACGGCACCAAGAGGGAGAAATAACCCATGTCCCGCAGAGCAAAAGTCCAGCGCCGCGAACTCGCGCCCGATCCCGTCTACGGATCGCCCCTCGTAACACGCTTCATTGACTGCCTCATGCACCAGGGCAAAAAGTCCGTCGCCGAGAGCATCTTCTACTCCGCCCTGGCGATGATCGAAAAGAAAACGGGCACCGAGGGCATAAAGGTCTTCCAGGACGCCCTGCGAAACGTCAAGCCAAACCTCGAGGTCAAGAGCCGCCGGGTCGGCGGCGCCACCTACCAGGTCCCCATCGAGGTCGTACCCGAACGAAAGATCGCCCTGGGCATCCGCTGGATTATCTCCTTCGCCCGAAAACGACACGAACACTCCATGGTCGAAAAACTCGCCCTGGAACTCATTGACGCGCACAACGGGGTGGGCGCCTCCGTCAAAAAACGCGAGGACACTCATCGCATGGCCGACGCCAACAAGGCCTTCGCCCACTTCCGTTTCTAATTCTTCCCCCTCGGGGGAATCACCAGGGGAATCGGTGCCGTCCCCTCCCAGCGACGGGATACGCACCGACCCCTCCTCGGACCAGGAGGGCCAGTCAAGGGGGCCGGGTAAGGCAAAGCCGGACAACCATCCCCGCGACGATAGCCCCTAGAGCCGCAAAAAAGCTCGAAGGGCCGATCAAGGGGGCCGGTATTTCGGCAAAGCCGGATGACCATCCCAAGACGATAGCCCCGTGAGCTGCTAAATGCTCTAAGGGCCGTCAAGGGGGCCGGTTAAAGGGTGAAGGCGGTGGGCCACTAATGGTAATGGGTTCCCGCTTGCACGTTGAAGCTCCCGTAAAAAGACTGGCCGAAAAACCCCGTTAGGGCCGCGGATGAACCGTCAGGTTCCCCCCGCGACCGAGAAGGGGTCCTGGGGGGCGAAAAAGCCCCAAGGTCGTTAAAAAAACGGCCACCGAGCGGACCGCGACGCGGTCTTTTACGACAAAACGACGACTCTGACCTTCGGGGACCTTCCCGGGGCGGACGCCCGTGGGGTGCCGGGGGCGGGTTATACCATTCGCGCGAGCCGTGGACCCTATAGCCCTCATCCGCAACGTCGGCATCACGGCCCACATAGACGCCGGAAAGACGACACTAACCGAGCGCGTCCTCTACTACTCCGGCAAGACCCATAAGATCGGCGAGGTTCACGAGGGCACCGCGGAGATGGACTGGATGGAGCAGGAGAAGGAGCGGGGGATAACCATTACCTCCGCCGCAACCACCTGCTCCTGGCGAGGGCACCGCATCAACATAATAGATACGCCGGGCCACGTAGACTTCACCGTCGAAGTGGAGCGTTCTTTGAGAGTTCTGGACGGGGCCGTCGGCGTCTTCTGCGCCGTGGCCGGGGTGCAGCCCCAGTCCGAAACGGTCTGGCGCCAGGCGACGCACTACGGCATCCCGCGTCTGGCCGTCATCAATAAAATGGACCGCGTGGGCGCCGACTTCGACCGCGCCCTCGAGAGCATGGTCAAAAAGCTCGGCGCGAACCCGATCCCCGTCAACATCCCCGTGGGCGCCGAGGACAACTTCACGGGCGTCGTGGACCTGGTGACGATGGAGCTCGTCACATTCGGCGACGACCTGGGGCTGACGGTCACACGGGAGCCGCTGGACGGGCCCCTGGCCGAGATGGCCGCCCCCTACCGCGAGCGTCTGGTGGAGATCGCCGCCGAGCACGACGACGCTCTCATGCAGAAGTACCTCGACGGCGGGGAGGTCACTCCCGATGATATCCGCGCCGGTCTGCGCCGCGGGACACTGGCCGGGGAGATCCAGCCCGTACTCGCCGTGAGCGCCCTGAAGAACAAGGGCGTCCAGCCCGTCCTCGACGCCGTGGTGGATTACCTCCCCAGCCCACTCGACCGGGGCGCCGTGAAGGGCATCAATCCCAAGACGGAGTTGGAGGAGGAGCGGAAGCCGGACCCCAGGGCGCCCATGACGGCCTACGTATTCAAGACGGCCTCCGACACCTTCTTCGGCAAGCTGACCTTCTTCCGCACCTACTCGGGGACGCTGAAGGTCAAGGATTCGCTCCTGAACAGCCACACCGGGCGCGGGGTTCGCGTGGGCCGCCTCCTGGAGATGCACGCCAACCGGAAGACCGACATCGCGGTGCTGGGCCCCGGGGAGATAGGCGCCGCCGTCGGCCTCAAGGGCTGCCGCACCGGCGACACCCTCTGCGACCGCGACCACCCCATCGCCCTGGGGACCATCGAGTTCCCCGAGCCGGTCATGCGGGTGGCCATCGAGCCCGGCTCCACCGCCGACGAGAAGAAGCTTGCCGACGCCCTGGAGAGTCTGGCCGAGGACGACCCGACATTCACCGTGACCGAGGACCCGGAGACCGGCCAGCGCATCATCTCCGGCATGGGGGAGCTTCACCTGGAGATTATCGTGGACCGGCTCCAGCGGGAGTTCACCGTCCGCTGCCGGGTGGGTGAGCCCCAGATAGCCTTCCGGGAGTCCGTTTCCGGTCCCGGCGAGGACGAGTTCATCCTGGACCGCCAGCTCGCCGGCAAAGCGCAGTTCGCAAAAGTCCGCGTCGCAGTCGAGCCCGCGGGCTCCGGGGAGGGGTTCTCCTTCTCCGGCTGGGTGGAAGGGCTGCCGAAGTCTTACCACGAGGCGATAGCGGAGGGCTGCCGGCAGGGGATGCAGGTGGGCGTCGTGGCCGGGTACCCCATGGTGGACGTGCGGAGCCGCCTGGTGGACGCGGGTTACGACGAGGAGCTCTCCTCCGCCGATGTGTTCCGGGCGGCCGCATTCCGCGCCTTTCACCTGGCCTGCGCCGAGGCCGGCCCCATCGTCCTGGAGCCGGTGATGAGCCTCGAGGTCACCTGCCCCGAGGAGTTCCTGGGCAACGTGCTCAAGGACCTCTCCACCCGCCGGGGGCAGATAACCGAGACCCGGGTCCTGCCCGGCTACCAGGTGGTGGACGCCCGGGTCCCGCTCTCGGCCATGTTCGGTTACTCGACGGCGGTGCGCTCGCTGACCCAGGGTCGAGCCGATTACCACATGCAGTTCGAGCGCTACGCGCCGGTGCCCGAGGATTCATCCGCCCGGTGGTGGTGACCGAATCCGTTGAAATTGAAAGCCTTGCGTTGTCTTTTAATCGTCCGTTAAAATGCCGCCGGTCCCGCCCCGGGGCGGGGGAGGAAAAAATCGCCCCGACGGGCTGGTAATCCTAGCCGAGATGTGTTATATTGCACCGCCCCCGCGCACAGGGCCCTTCATGCCCGAGGCGCGGCTCAGCGACTTTAACCGTACAGGGTTCCATGTTCTTTTTGAAACTTGACTTTACGTCACACTGGCTCTCCAGCCGTTTGATAGGAGGCCAAGATGGCTAAGGAGAAATTCGAGCGCACCAAGCCCCACGTCAACGTGGGCACCATCGGTCACGTGGATCATGGCAAGACGACCCTCACGGCGGCCATAACGCTGAACCTGTCGCACTACAACCTGGCCACATACGTCAGCTTCGACGAGATAGACAAGGCCCCGGAGGAGCGCGAGCGCGGCATCACCATCAACACCGCCCACGTGGAGTACCAGTCCGAGAAGCGGCACTACGCGCACGTGGACTGCCCGGGTCACGCCGACTACGTCAAGAACATGGTCACCGGCGCCGCTCAGATGGACGGGGCCATACTCGTCGTCTCC includes:
- the fusA gene encoding elongation factor G; translation: MDPIALIRNVGITAHIDAGKTTLTERVLYYSGKTHKIGEVHEGTAEMDWMEQEKERGITITSAATTCSWRGHRINIIDTPGHVDFTVEVERSLRVLDGAVGVFCAVAGVQPQSETVWRQATHYGIPRLAVINKMDRVGADFDRALESMVKKLGANPIPVNIPVGAEDNFTGVVDLVTMELVTFGDDLGLTVTREPLDGPLAEMAAPYRERLVEIAAEHDDALMQKYLDGGEVTPDDIRAGLRRGTLAGEIQPVLAVSALKNKGVQPVLDAVVDYLPSPLDRGAVKGINPKTELEEERKPDPRAPMTAYVFKTASDTFFGKLTFFRTYSGTLKVKDSLLNSHTGRGVRVGRLLEMHANRKTDIAVLGPGEIGAAVGLKGCRTGDTLCDRDHPIALGTIEFPEPVMRVAIEPGSTADEKKLADALESLAEDDPTFTVTEDPETGQRIISGMGELHLEIIVDRLQREFTVRCRVGEPQIAFRESVSGPGEDEFILDRQLAGKAQFAKVRVAVEPAGSGEGFSFSGWVEGLPKSYHEAIAEGCRQGMQVGVVAGYPMVDVRSRLVDAGYDEELSSADVFRAAAFRAFHLACAEAGPIVLEPVMSLEVTCPEEFLGNVLKDLSTRRGQITETRVLPGYQVVDARVPLSAMFGYSTAVRSLTQGRADYHMQFERYAPVPEDSSARWW